In Candidatus Roseilinea sp., one DNA window encodes the following:
- a CDS encoding MOSC domain-containing protein has protein sequence MTIRVSALYRYPIKSCKGHALQAAVTDARGIAGDRRMMIVDAYGDFLTQRDQPRLALIEPVMSDDDSMTLRAPGMSPICFTPSNEGRRVRVRVWNDVCDAIDQDNAVAEWLQDFLEAPVRLVRMADDFERRVDPRYARRPSDQTGFADGYPFLLISQASLDDLNARLDSPIPMNRFRPNIVVSGCDAFAEDDWREFRIGDIVFNAVKPCARCSVPTIDQDTAIAGREPIKTLATYRTFGQKVWFGQNLVAANTGVLRVGDAVEIIAKQHNRT, from the coding sequence ATGACGATCCGCGTCTCGGCGCTCTATCGCTACCCCATCAAATCGTGCAAGGGCCACGCGCTACAAGCAGCCGTCACCGATGCGCGCGGCATCGCCGGCGATCGCCGCATGATGATCGTGGACGCTTACGGCGACTTTCTCACCCAGCGCGACCAGCCGCGCTTGGCGCTGATCGAGCCGGTGATGAGCGATGACGACTCGATGACACTGCGCGCGCCGGGCATGTCGCCGATCTGCTTTACGCCATCGAACGAAGGCCGGCGTGTTAGGGTGCGCGTGTGGAACGACGTTTGTGACGCGATTGATCAGGACAACGCCGTCGCCGAATGGCTGCAGGACTTCCTGGAGGCGCCGGTGCGGCTGGTGCGCATGGCCGACGACTTCGAGCGCCGCGTGGATCCGCGCTACGCTCGTCGGCCATCCGACCAGACCGGCTTCGCCGACGGCTATCCGTTCCTGCTGATCTCGCAGGCATCACTGGATGACCTAAACGCCCGGCTCGATTCGCCCATCCCCATGAACCGCTTTCGGCCGAACATCGTGGTCAGCGGTTGCGACGCCTTCGCCGAGGATGATTGGCGCGAGTTCCGCATCGGCGACATCGTCTTCAATGCCGTGAAGCCCTGCGCCCGCTGCAGTGTGCCGACGATTGACCAGGACACGGCCATCGCCGGTCGCGAGCCGATCAAGACGCTGGCGACTTATCGCACGTTCGGACAAAAGGTATGGTTCGGCCAAAACCTGGTGGCCGCCAATACCGGCGTGCTTCGGGTGGGCGACGCGGTTGAGATCATCGCCAAGCAACACAATAGAACCTAA
- the rpoE gene encoding RNA polymerase sigma factor produces the protein MDDPRSTPSPISSQPAESSLAGDDLLPACRAGNAEAWQRLVEKYERLVYSIPLRMGLDRDEAADVFQLTFSALIQSLDAIRDESKLGGWLATVARRQSWAVLRRRKAEVSFADVAPQDDPSLAERARTLGMTDTSQIQSWELALWLDQGLAKLTDKCRELLTALYLDVSEPSYAELAERLDIPIGSIGPTRARCLERLRQILQER, from the coding sequence ATGGACGACCCGCGCTCCACGCCGTCGCCGATCTCGTCCCAACCGGCTGAGTCCTCGCTTGCCGGTGACGATCTCCTCCCGGCCTGTCGCGCCGGCAACGCCGAAGCCTGGCAGCGCCTGGTCGAGAAATACGAGCGGTTGGTGTATTCCATCCCGCTGCGCATGGGGCTGGATCGCGACGAAGCTGCCGATGTCTTCCAGCTCACCTTCTCCGCGCTCATCCAAAGTCTGGACGCCATTCGAGACGAGTCGAAGCTCGGCGGGTGGCTGGCGACGGTCGCCCGGCGGCAAAGCTGGGCGGTGTTGCGCCGGCGCAAAGCCGAGGTCAGCTTCGCCGATGTCGCGCCGCAGGACGACCCCTCTCTCGCCGAACGCGCGCGGACGCTCGGGATGACCGATACAAGCCAGATTCAGTCCTGGGAGTTGGCACTGTGGCTCGACCAAGGGCTGGCCAAGCTGACGGACAAATGCCGCGAGCTGCTGACCGCGCTGTATCTCGATGTGAGCGAGCCGTCGTATGCCGAACTCGCCGAGCGCCTGGACATCCCCATCGGCAGCATCGGCCCGACACGCGCGCGGTGCTTGGAGCGGCTGCGACAAATTTTGCAGGAGAGATGA
- a CDS encoding cytochrome oxidase assembly protein, whose protein sequence is MALSNTSSLTRFRRYAWGVLAFNVLVILWGAVVRATGSGAGCGDHWPLCDGHVIPPAPALATFIELFHRLTSGLALILVAVMWIAARRIFTPGHRARRFVSISLTLIVVESLIGAFIVLQSLTGMDDSALRAVVIAVHQANTLFLLGAITLTVWLADRTEDGVDAHITPPRALRLLLAIGVGGLILLDATGAITALGDTLFRPDTFEAGWQAKFSPTAHFLVRLRVVHPAIAVLMGLYVIATAWRAYQYASDAPSRRLAGALTTLFFVQCAVGMLNVILLAPTWMQIVHLLLADAVWIIFVLLAANILAPQADRTVAQQSVPAASPALTAK, encoded by the coding sequence TTGGCGTTGAGCAACACATCGAGCCTAACCCGCTTCCGGCGGTATGCCTGGGGGGTTCTCGCCTTCAACGTGCTGGTGATCCTGTGGGGTGCCGTCGTGCGTGCCACCGGCTCCGGCGCCGGCTGTGGCGATCATTGGCCATTGTGCGACGGCCACGTCATCCCACCTGCTCCTGCCCTGGCGACGTTCATCGAACTCTTCCACCGGCTGACCAGCGGCCTGGCGCTGATACTCGTCGCAGTGATGTGGATCGCAGCACGGCGCATATTCACACCCGGTCATCGCGCACGGCGATTTGTGAGCATCTCGCTCACCTTGATCGTCGTAGAGTCGCTGATCGGTGCATTCATCGTGCTGCAATCACTCACCGGCATGGACGACTCGGCGCTGCGCGCGGTGGTGATCGCCGTGCACCAGGCAAACACCTTGTTCCTGCTCGGCGCGATCACGCTGACGGTGTGGCTCGCGGATCGCACCGAAGATGGCGTTGATGCTCACATCACGCCGCCGCGCGCCCTGCGCCTGTTGCTGGCGATCGGCGTCGGCGGCCTGATCCTGCTGGACGCGACGGGCGCAATCACGGCGCTGGGCGACACGCTGTTCCGGCCGGACACGTTCGAAGCCGGATGGCAAGCCAAGTTCTCGCCGACGGCGCACTTCCTCGTCCGGCTGCGGGTGGTGCACCCCGCGATCGCCGTGCTGATGGGCTTATATGTCATTGCGACGGCATGGCGCGCATACCAATACGCGAGCGACGCCCCCAGCCGGCGGCTGGCCGGCGCGCTGACTACATTGTTCTTCGTCCAGTGCGCCGTAGGCATGCTCAACGTCATCCTGCTGGCACCGACCTGGATGCAGATCGTGCATCTCTTGCTGGCCGATGCCGTCTGGATCATTTTCGTGTTGCTTGCAGCCAACATCTTGGCGCCGCAGGCCGACCGGACCGTCGCACAACAGAGCGTCCCGGCTGCCTCGCCTGCCCTGACCGCAAAATGA
- a CDS encoding mandelate racemase, translating to MADPKIARIEVHEYAFTLDNLGRDYNGFNLVYSPGGKAEMRGHVIRIFSDVGAIGEYAGGSAADYALLKGFAHYLLGKNALERERIFSDVNRAMRQVARMGLAPVDIALWDLAGKYFDAPIYKLLGGYKESVPCYASTYHGDHEPDGLSTPEAFADFAEQCLAMGYPAFKIHGWGRAPIRQEIANVLEVAKRVGGRMDLMLDPACEYTTFGDALKVGWACDEGKYFWYEDPYRDGGTSQFAHRKLRQLIKTPLLQTEHVRSLEPHIDFAVNEATDFVRGDVGYDGITGVMKVAHACEGLGLDIEFHGPGPAQRQCMAAVRNTNYYEMGLVHPKAPASHAPHLYKDGYRDTLDAIDARGHVPIPQKPGLGVEIDWDWVAKNRTGMVEYSS from the coding sequence ATGGCAGATCCAAAAATCGCCCGCATCGAAGTGCACGAGTACGCCTTCACGCTCGACAACCTCGGCCGTGATTACAACGGCTTCAATCTGGTCTATTCGCCGGGCGGCAAAGCCGAGATGCGCGGACACGTCATCCGCATCTTCTCGGACGTTGGGGCGATCGGCGAATACGCCGGCGGCAGCGCCGCAGACTACGCGCTGCTCAAGGGCTTCGCACATTACCTACTCGGCAAGAACGCGCTGGAGCGCGAACGCATTTTTAGCGACGTCAATCGTGCCATGCGCCAAGTGGCGCGCATGGGGCTGGCGCCGGTGGACATCGCGCTGTGGGATTTGGCGGGAAAGTATTTCGACGCGCCGATCTACAAGCTGCTGGGCGGCTACAAGGAGAGCGTGCCGTGCTACGCCAGCACCTATCACGGCGACCACGAGCCGGATGGCCTGTCCACTCCCGAAGCCTTCGCCGATTTCGCCGAGCAGTGCCTGGCGATGGGCTATCCGGCCTTCAAGATTCACGGTTGGGGCCGCGCGCCGATCCGGCAGGAGATTGCCAACGTGCTGGAGGTGGCCAAGCGCGTGGGCGGCAGGATGGACCTCATGCTCGACCCGGCCTGCGAATACACCACGTTCGGCGATGCGCTCAAGGTTGGCTGGGCGTGCGACGAGGGGAAGTACTTCTGGTATGAAGACCCGTATCGCGACGGCGGCACGTCGCAATTCGCCCATCGCAAGTTGCGCCAGTTGATCAAGACGCCGCTGTTGCAAACCGAGCACGTGCGCTCGCTCGAACCGCACATTGACTTCGCCGTGAACGAGGCCACCGACTTCGTGCGCGGCGACGTGGGCTACGATGGCATCACCGGCGTGATGAAGGTTGCGCACGCCTGCGAGGGGCTTGGCCTGGACATCGAGTTTCACGGCCCCGGCCCGGCGCAACGGCAGTGCATGGCCGCCGTGCGCAACACGAATTACTACGAGATGGGCCTTGTGCACCCCAAAGCTCCGGCCAGCCACGCCCCGCATCTTTACAAGGACGGCTACCGCGACACGCTGGACGCGATTGACGCGCGCGGCCACGTGCCGATCCCGCAGAAGCCCGGCCTCGGCGTGGAGATTGATTGGGACTGGGTGGCGAAGAATCGTACGGGAATGGTGGAATACTCGAGTTGA
- a CDS encoding pyruvate, phosphate dikinase: MAVKVSTRQTTTRRPGAGSKSSAGRNGLAKKQWVFLFNDEKGVSKVAKTWPEIRELLGGKGAGLFDMTRAGLPVPPGFTISTEVCNEFVKAGNKIPKEAWEQALAAMKVVEKQTGKKFGGGVKGVRPLLVSVRSGARESMPGMMETVLNVGLNDQTVEEMIAVTGNPRFAWDSYRRLLMMFGSTVLGIPDEKFDEPMEHMKHERGYKLDTELTTEDLKELVAIFKQVIKEETGRDFPQDVYEQLKECAMAVFRSATGHKARTYAKQMGWKSTLPTAVNVVTMIFGNMGDDSATGVAFTRDPSTGEKKMLGEYLVNAQGEDVVAGIRTPKPIEEMAKEMPKTYKEFMRICNLLEKHYKNMQDVEFTIEQGKLYMLQTRNGKRTAKAAIKIAVDMAKEKLITKEEAVRRVTPAEVDFLLHPQFDEQAVKDAKNDGRLLATGVNASPGAASGILAFDADLAEKWGNEGKAVILIRPETKPDDVHGMVAAKGILTARGGATSHAAVVARQFGIPAVCGADALQINLNDRTVTSNGHVLHQGDWVSIDGGRGEAYIGQLPMVHPSFEEQSDLVTLLKWADEISAQNTRTTEDGKPRRGLQVWANADYPKDAQRARDYGAKGIGLCRTEHMFFEEERLPIVQRMILADNDEDRQRALDELLPFQRSDFAGLFKAMTGLPVIIRLIDPPLHEFLPSQEELIREVTRYETKRHYDALGDEEYADYQTKLALLNAVNAMHEQNPMMGLRGIRLGIMIPGLIAMQVRAIFEAACDVKKEGYEPMPEVMIPLTGHVNELKRVQPELEKVAKAVMEEKGVKVKYKFGTMIEIPRAALTADEIATMAEFFSFGTNDLTQMTYGYSRDDAERGFLLKYVEEGILPDNPFQTLDRDGVGQLIKMAVQKGRATRPTLELGICGEHGGDPRSVAFCYEAGLNYVSCSPFRVPIARLAAAHAALGVKTK; encoded by the coding sequence ATGGCAGTGAAAGTCTCAACTAGACAAACGACGACGCGACGGCCCGGCGCCGGCAGCAAATCGAGCGCCGGCCGCAACGGCCTCGCGAAGAAACAGTGGGTCTTCCTTTTCAACGACGAGAAGGGCGTGAGCAAAGTGGCCAAGACCTGGCCGGAGATCCGCGAGCTGCTCGGGGGCAAGGGCGCCGGCTTGTTCGACATGACGCGCGCCGGCCTGCCCGTGCCGCCCGGCTTCACCATCAGCACCGAAGTGTGCAACGAGTTCGTCAAGGCCGGCAACAAGATTCCTAAAGAAGCCTGGGAGCAAGCGCTGGCGGCGATGAAGGTGGTGGAGAAGCAGACCGGCAAGAAGTTCGGCGGCGGCGTCAAGGGCGTCCGGCCGCTGCTGGTGTCGGTGCGCTCCGGCGCGCGCGAGTCCATGCCCGGCATGATGGAGACCGTGCTCAACGTCGGCCTGAACGATCAGACCGTCGAGGAGATGATCGCCGTCACCGGCAACCCGCGCTTCGCCTGGGATAGCTACCGACGCTTGCTCATGATGTTCGGCAGCACCGTGCTCGGCATCCCCGACGAGAAGTTCGACGAGCCGATGGAGCACATGAAGCACGAGCGGGGCTACAAGCTCGACACGGAGTTGACCACCGAGGACCTCAAGGAACTGGTCGCCATCTTCAAGCAGGTGATCAAAGAGGAGACCGGCCGCGATTTCCCGCAAGACGTGTATGAGCAGCTCAAAGAATGCGCGATGGCCGTGTTCCGCAGCGCCACCGGCCACAAGGCACGCACCTACGCCAAGCAGATGGGCTGGAAGAGCACGCTGCCGACGGCGGTCAACGTCGTCACCATGATCTTCGGCAACATGGGCGACGACAGCGCCACCGGCGTCGCCTTCACCCGCGACCCATCCACCGGCGAGAAGAAGATGCTCGGCGAATACCTCGTCAACGCACAAGGCGAGGATGTGGTGGCCGGCATTCGCACGCCCAAGCCCATCGAAGAGATGGCCAAGGAGATGCCCAAGACCTACAAGGAGTTCATGCGCATCTGCAACCTGTTGGAGAAGCACTACAAGAACATGCAGGATGTCGAGTTCACCATCGAGCAGGGCAAGCTCTACATGCTGCAGACGCGCAACGGCAAGCGCACGGCCAAGGCCGCCATCAAGATCGCCGTGGATATGGCGAAGGAGAAGTTGATCACGAAGGAAGAAGCGGTCCGACGCGTGACGCCCGCCGAGGTGGACTTCCTGTTGCACCCGCAGTTCGACGAGCAGGCGGTGAAGGATGCGAAGAACGACGGCCGGCTGCTGGCGACCGGCGTGAACGCCTCGCCCGGCGCAGCCAGCGGCATACTCGCCTTCGACGCCGACCTGGCCGAAAAGTGGGGCAACGAAGGCAAGGCCGTCATCCTGATCCGCCCGGAGACCAAGCCGGATGACGTGCACGGCATGGTCGCGGCCAAGGGCATCCTCACCGCGCGCGGCGGCGCCACCTCACATGCAGCCGTCGTCGCCCGGCAGTTCGGCATCCCGGCGGTGTGCGGCGCGGATGCGTTGCAGATCAACCTGAACGACCGGACCGTCACCAGCAACGGGCACGTCCTACACCAAGGCGACTGGGTCTCGATTGACGGCGGCAGGGGCGAGGCCTATATCGGACAATTGCCGATGGTGCACCCGTCGTTCGAGGAACAGAGCGACCTGGTTACGCTGCTGAAGTGGGCCGACGAGATCAGCGCGCAGAACACGCGCACGACCGAGGACGGCAAGCCGCGCCGCGGCCTGCAGGTGTGGGCCAACGCCGACTACCCGAAGGACGCGCAGCGCGCCCGCGACTACGGTGCCAAGGGCATCGGCCTGTGCCGCACCGAGCACATGTTCTTCGAGGAGGAACGCCTACCGATCGTGCAGCGCATGATTCTCGCGGACAACGACGAGGATCGCCAGCGCGCCCTGGATGAGCTGCTCCCCTTCCAGCGCAGCGACTTCGCCGGCCTGTTCAAGGCGATGACCGGCCTGCCCGTCATCATCCGGCTGATAGACCCGCCGCTGCATGAGTTTCTGCCTTCGCAAGAAGAGTTGATCCGCGAAGTGACGCGCTACGAGACCAAGCGCCACTATGATGCGTTGGGCGATGAGGAATACGCCGATTACCAGACGAAGCTGGCTTTGCTCAACGCGGTGAACGCCATGCACGAGCAGAACCCAATGATGGGGCTGCGCGGCATTCGCCTAGGCATCATGATCCCCGGCCTGATCGCCATGCAAGTGCGCGCCATCTTCGAGGCGGCCTGCGACGTGAAGAAGGAGGGCTACGAGCCGATGCCCGAGGTGATGATCCCGCTGACCGGCCACGTGAACGAATTGAAGCGCGTGCAGCCGGAACTGGAGAAGGTGGCCAAGGCGGTGATGGAAGAAAAGGGCGTGAAGGTGAAGTACAAGTTCGGCACCATGATCGAGATCCCGCGCGCCGCGCTCACCGCCGACGAGATCGCGACCATGGCCGAGTTCTTCTCCTTCGGCACCAACGACCTGACGCAGATGACCTACGGCTACTCGCGCGACGACGCCGAGCGCGGCTTCTTGCTCAAGTATGTCGAAGAGGGCATCCTGCCCGATAATCCCTTCCAGACGCTCGACCGCGACGGCGTGGGGCAGTTGATCAAGATGGCCGTGCAGAAGGGCCGTGCGACGCGCCCGACGCTCGAATTGGGCATCTGCGGCGAGCACGGCGGCGACCCGCGCTCGGTGGCGTTCTGCTACGAAGCCGGCTTGAACTACGTGAGCTGTTCGCCGTTCCGCGTGCCGATCGCGCGGCTGGCCGCGGCGCACGCGGCACTGGGCGTGAAAACAAAGTAG
- a CDS encoding LacI family transcriptional regulator, which produces MKLDERAEQEREAMPTATLRDVAKLAGVSLGTASQALNGRPHVLPETRERVLDAAAALGYPIKATKLDEANGRSTELSVIGMLTKHDFDLPVEPNVFFSHVQLGIESECRAHNISLMYANIEVDRSNHPLSWPRMVSDQHVDGLLLIGTYIEELVGGLKRKLNKPIVLIDSCAPSFSFDSVLIDNIGGAMQAVTHLLDLGHRRIGLIGWNPASPPDIFERREGYLRALRARGIGETYIEEGPMHRNDGYLAAQRLLKRAPQVTAVFVTNDDTAIGVLHAAQDMGLRVPRDLSIVGFDDIDLAREVNPPLTTILVHKTWLGKFGVQRLIERAHRPDQPQLTITVATQLIERESAAPPRVSRAAH; this is translated from the coding sequence ATGAAATTAGACGAGCGCGCTGAACAAGAACGGGAAGCCATGCCTACTGCTACCTTACGCGACGTTGCCAAACTCGCCGGCGTCTCCCTCGGCACGGCTTCCCAGGCGCTCAACGGCCGGCCGCATGTCCTTCCAGAAACACGGGAGCGTGTGCTTGACGCGGCTGCCGCGCTGGGCTATCCGATCAAAGCCACCAAACTGGACGAGGCCAACGGTCGTTCGACCGAGCTGTCCGTGATCGGCATGCTCACGAAACACGACTTCGATTTACCGGTGGAACCCAACGTGTTCTTCTCGCACGTGCAACTGGGCATCGAAAGCGAATGTCGCGCTCACAACATCAGCCTGATGTACGCCAACATCGAGGTGGACAGAAGCAATCATCCGCTCAGTTGGCCGCGCATGGTCAGCGATCAGCACGTAGATGGACTGCTCCTGATCGGCACGTACATTGAGGAACTGGTAGGCGGGTTGAAGCGCAAGCTGAACAAACCGATCGTGCTGATTGACAGCTGTGCGCCGAGCTTTTCGTTCGACAGCGTGCTGATTGACAACATCGGCGGCGCGATGCAGGCCGTCACGCATCTCCTCGACTTGGGTCACCGGCGCATCGGCCTGATCGGGTGGAATCCGGCGTCGCCGCCCGATATCTTCGAACGGCGGGAAGGCTACCTGCGCGCGCTGCGTGCACGTGGCATCGGCGAGACCTATATCGAAGAGGGGCCGATGCATCGCAACGATGGCTATCTGGCCGCGCAACGCCTGCTCAAGCGCGCGCCGCAGGTGACGGCCGTCTTCGTCACGAACGACGACACAGCGATCGGCGTGCTGCACGCCGCCCAGGATATGGGGCTGCGTGTGCCGCGCGACCTGTCTATCGTGGGCTTCGATGACATTGATCTCGCGCGCGAGGTTAACCCACCTCTGACGACGATCTTGGTGCACAAAACGTGGCTGGGCAAGTTTGGCGTGCAGCGGCTGATCGAGCGCGCTCATAGACCTGATCAACCACAGCTCACCATCACCGTCGCGACGCAACTCATCGAACGTGAGTCGGCGGCCCCGCCCCGCGTGTCACGCGCAGCGCACTGA
- a CDS encoding transcriptional activator, with product MSHELRLTLLGDCRIALDGKPLANLTLSKARALLCYLAVTGRSQPRSVITGLLWGELNEADARRNLRVVLTKLRAAVGDYVMASRNEIAFDHSLPHTIDASVFEQRAQRLLASPDKPSPGEVGEMERLFALYKGDFMHGLEVHNAPAFEEWMLMQREHLCRLAIHIGERLASHYEEVGCTSEGIAACRRLIELEPWHEGAHRGLMSLLAHSGQPAAALRQFEQCRRALAEALGIEPDTTTRALAERIQRDMHECEALAADATSSAPLHNLPAPTTAFIGRAEELAQIASLLADPGCRLLTLIGMGGAGKTRLALQAAHRLIADWGADGANRGGPFRHGAYFVSLAAVNTADQIIAAMASAIGLVFSGQQELKIQLLNHLCEKEMLLVLDNFEHVLSEAVLLTEILQAARSVKILITSRERLNLYEEWLFDVHGLSLPPALPPALPPAQPMLEVDATDDLDALAQYSAVQLFAQRAKRLSLRFDLTVSPETVADICRLMEGLPLGIELAAGWVRTHTCEEIARAIQRNLDFLRTPAQNVPERHRSLCVAFDYSWDMLTHEDAHKLARLAAFRGGFDDAAAEAVAGATRSDLDRLADKSLIERTSDERWSVHEMLRQYLASKLDETERLDAQAAHCCFYAECIAQRAPTRETAGEPQMLDELRREIGNLRVAWEWLIEQTDDVRNDGRAAEIITLVTRCAPMLAYFYVRECWYGEGWRAFAAMQQAMRAAGWSEFNSERRKSAAGMTMLATIESLLAEFAFSLSCYADTVTLIERALPTLRRAGDFVMIAEALARLGKAHVRMGQYAEAAPILKESLATYQAVGDRKGSTAALNWLAAWHSNQGLFDEAQGYFEACLAIFREHGYARGIANTLNNLGSNYGRNDRFAEERLLYEEAYALALKVGEPILIAVTLSNMAGNARSLGDFEQSRQFYERSLAYCRAISEQRWIAANLNGLGLTLLDMGELSAAWEGFQEALAIAREIQSVPDMLDALAGLGEVLARQRQFEPAIAVLDFIVQHPVTQRMARERSHQVLAGLSHHPGVETAATRVTEFGLDHVVEWVRSLEDPAS from the coding sequence ATGTCTCACGAACTGCGGCTGACCTTGCTCGGCGATTGCCGGATCGCGTTGGACGGCAAACCGCTCGCCAATCTGACGTTGTCCAAGGCGCGGGCGCTGTTGTGCTATCTGGCCGTCACCGGCCGCTCGCAGCCACGCAGCGTCATCACCGGTCTGTTGTGGGGCGAGTTGAACGAGGCGGACGCCCGTCGCAATTTGCGCGTGGTGCTGACGAAGCTGCGCGCCGCTGTCGGCGACTACGTGATGGCCTCGCGCAACGAGATTGCGTTCGATCACAGCCTGCCGCACACAATAGACGCATCGGTGTTCGAGCAGCGTGCGCAACGGCTGCTGGCTTCGCCGGACAAACCATCTCCCGGCGAAGTGGGCGAGATGGAGCGCCTCTTCGCCCTCTACAAAGGCGACTTCATGCACGGCCTGGAGGTGCATAACGCGCCGGCCTTCGAAGAGTGGATGCTGATGCAGCGCGAGCATCTGTGCCGGCTGGCGATTCACATCGGCGAGCGGCTGGCAAGCCATTACGAAGAGGTTGGCTGCACGAGCGAAGGCATCGCCGCCTGCCGCCGCCTGATCGAGCTGGAGCCGTGGCACGAAGGGGCGCACCGTGGGTTGATGTCGCTGCTGGCGCACAGCGGCCAACCTGCAGCAGCGCTCCGGCAGTTCGAACAATGCCGCCGCGCGCTGGCCGAAGCACTCGGCATCGAGCCGGACACGACGACCCGCGCGTTAGCCGAACGCATCCAGCGCGACATGCACGAATGCGAAGCCTTGGCAGCGGACGCGACTTCGTCGGCGCCACTGCACAACCTGCCTGCGCCGACGACGGCCTTCATCGGACGCGCTGAGGAACTCGCCCAGATCGCATCGTTGTTGGCCGACCCGGGCTGTCGCTTATTAACGCTCATCGGCATGGGCGGCGCTGGCAAGACGCGCCTGGCGCTGCAAGCGGCGCATCGCCTCATCGCAGATTGGGGCGCAGATGGCGCAAATCGCGGCGGCCCATTTCGACACGGCGCCTACTTCGTCTCGCTTGCGGCCGTCAATACCGCCGATCAGATCATCGCCGCGATGGCCAGTGCGATAGGCCTGGTGTTCTCCGGGCAACAAGAGTTGAAAATCCAGTTGCTCAATCACCTGTGTGAGAAGGAAATGCTGCTCGTGCTCGACAACTTCGAGCATGTGTTGAGCGAAGCAGTGCTGCTGACCGAGATACTGCAAGCAGCTCGCAGCGTCAAAATTCTGATCACCTCGCGCGAACGGCTAAACCTGTATGAGGAATGGTTGTTCGATGTGCATGGGCTGTCGCTTCCGCCGGCGCTTCCGCCGGCGCTTCCGCCGGCTCAACCGATGCTTGAGGTAGATGCGACGGATGACCTGGATGCGTTGGCGCAATACAGCGCTGTGCAGCTCTTCGCCCAGCGCGCCAAACGGCTCAGCCTGCGCTTCGATCTGACCGTCTCACCAGAGACGGTCGCCGATATCTGCCGGTTGATGGAGGGGTTGCCGCTGGGCATCGAGCTGGCGGCGGGCTGGGTGCGCACGCACACGTGCGAGGAGATCGCGCGCGCGATCCAACGCAACCTTGATTTCCTGCGCACGCCGGCGCAGAACGTGCCGGAGCGGCATCGCAGCCTGTGCGTGGCCTTCGATTACTCGTGGGACATGCTGACGCACGAGGATGCCCACAAGCTGGCCAGGCTGGCCGCCTTTCGCGGCGGTTTCGATGACGCGGCCGCCGAGGCTGTGGCCGGAGCAACGCGCTCCGATCTGGATCGCCTGGCTGATAAGTCGTTGATCGAGCGGACGAGCGATGAGCGGTGGAGCGTTCACGAAATGCTGCGCCAGTATCTCGCTAGCAAGCTGGACGAAACTGAACGGTTGGATGCGCAGGCTGCGCATTGCTGCTTCTACGCCGAGTGCATCGCGCAGCGCGCGCCAACGCGTGAAACAGCCGGCGAACCGCAAATGTTGGACGAGTTGCGCAGGGAGATTGGCAACTTGCGCGTGGCGTGGGAATGGCTGATCGAGCAAACCGATGATGTGCGAAACGACGGCCGCGCGGCAGAGATCATCACACTGGTCACACGCTGCGCCCCGATGCTGGCTTACTTCTACGTCCGCGAATGCTGGTATGGAGAGGGCTGGCGCGCTTTCGCTGCGATGCAACAAGCCATGCGTGCTGCGGGCTGGAGCGAATTCAATTCTGAGCGCCGGAAATCAGCGGCGGGCATGACGATGCTGGCAACGATCGAATCGCTGTTGGCCGAGTTTGCGTTCAGCCTGAGCTGCTACGCCGACACGGTCACGCTGATCGAACGAGCACTGCCCACGCTGCGCCGTGCTGGCGATTTCGTCATGATCGCTGAGGCGCTGGCCCGGCTGGGTAAGGCGCATGTGCGCATGGGTCAGTACGCCGAGGCTGCGCCGATCCTGAAAGAGAGCCTGGCGACGTACCAAGCCGTTGGTGACCGCAAAGGCAGCACGGCGGCGCTGAATTGGTTGGCCGCATGGCATAGCAACCAGGGGCTGTTCGACGAGGCGCAAGGCTACTTCGAGGCGTGTCTGGCCATCTTCCGCGAACATGGCTATGCGCGCGGCATTGCCAACACCTTGAACAATCTCGGATCGAACTATGGGCGCAACGACCGCTTCGCCGAGGAGCGACTGCTCTACGAAGAAGCCTATGCGCTGGCGCTCAAGGTAGGCGAGCCGATCCTCATCGCCGTGACGCTCAGCAACATGGCCGGCAACGCGCGCTCACTGGGTGATTTCGAACAATCGCGCCAATTCTACGAACGCAGCCTAGCCTACTGCCGCGCGATCAGTGAGCAGCGCTGGATCGCCGCCAACCTGAATGGGTTGGGATTGACTTTATTGGACATGGGCGAGTTGAGCGCAGCGTGGGAAGGGTTTCAGGAAGCATTGGCCATCGCGCGCGAGATTCAAAGCGTGCCCGACATGCTCGACGCGCTGGCGGGATTGGGCGAGGTACTGGCAAGACAGAGGCAATTCGAGCCGGCGATAGCGGTGCTTGATTTCATTGTCCAGCACCCGGTGACGCAGCGGATGGCGCGTGAGCGCAGCCACCAGGTGCTCGCCGGGTTATCACATCATCCAGGGGTCGAGACGGCCGCGACGCGCGTCACCGAGTTCGGGCTGGACCATGTGGTTGAATGGGTCAGGTCGCTGGAAGATCCCGCGTCCTGA